GATTTTTAATAATCTGTTTAGAGCGATCGCCGAGCAAATGGGCGTAACGCTCCAGAACACCAGCTATTCGGTGAATATTAAAGAGCGGCTCGACTTTTCCTGCGCCATCTTCGATCGGGAGGGTGAATTGGTGGCCAATGCGCCCCATATTCCGGTGCATCTGGGCTCAATGGGCGAGAGCGTCAAGGCACTGATTAACAGCCTAAGCGATCGTCAGTTGCGCCAGCCAGGTTATGTCTATGCCACTAATAATCCCTACAACGGTGGTACTCATTTGCCAGACATTACCGTAATTACGCCCGTATTCATTGACTCTATTGATTCAGGTGAGCAAAGAAAATCAAGTAAATCTAGCCAATCAAGCGCATCTAACGATTCAGCGCCCATGTTCTATGTGGCAGCGCGGGGACACCATGCCGATCTAGGTGGGATCACACCGGGCTCGATGCCTCCCCACAGCCAGCATCTTGATCAAGAAGGGGTATTGTTTGACAACTTTGAACTGGTGCGATCGGGGCAATTCCAGGAAGCCAAGCTGCGTCAATTGTTGAGTGATAATCCCCATCCAGCGCGTAACCCAGACCAGAACATTGCCGATCTGCAAGCCCAGATCGCCGCCAATACCACCGGGATCAAAGAGCTACAGCGCATGGTAGCGCAATTTGGACTAGAGAAAGTCCAGGCTTATATGGGCTTTATTCAAGCAAATGCCGAAGAACTGGTGCGGCAGGCGATCGCAAAGTTGGCTCAATCCTGGCGATCGCAGGGTTTACCCTTGCAAAATCAATTTACCTGCGCCCTCGATAATGGCAGCCAGATCCAGGTGACGATCGACCTGGAGCAAGCAAGCCGTAGCGCCACGATCGACTTTACCGGCACTTCACCCCAACAGGCCAATAACTTTAATGCACCCCTGGCGGTAACTAAGGCGGCGATTTTATATGTATTTCGCACCCTGGTCGATGACGATATTCCGCTCAATGCGGGCTGTTTGCAACCATTGTCGATCGTAGTACCCCAGGGCTGTATGCTCAATCCGGTTTATCCAGCGGCGGTGGTGGCTGGCAACGTGGAAGTGTCGCAGGTGGTGGTGAATGCCCTCTATGGCGCACTCAAGGTGATGGCGGCAGCTCAGGGCACGATGAATAATTTCACCTTTGGCAATGCCAACCATCAATATTACGAAACCATTTGTGGTGGCTCTGGTGCTGGCTTGGATTTTGATGGCACTGATGCGGTGCAAACCCACATGACCAATTCCCGACTAACCGATCCAGAGGTGCTGGAGTGGCGCTTTCCGGTGCTGCTGGAAGAATTTAAAATCCGCGATCGCAGTGGTGGCAATGGTAAACAGTGCGGTGGTGATGGCGTGATCAGGCGCTTGAAATTCTTAGAAGAGATGACCGCCTCGATCCTCTCGAATCATCGCCATGTCGCTCCCTTTGGCTTGGCTGGCGGCGAACCAGGTACAGTCGGTCGCAATTGGGTCGATCGCACTAATACCAATGGCAGAATTGAAGAATTAGACAGCCAGGACTCCGTAGAGATGCAACCAGGCGATGCGATCGTGATTGAAACCCCTGGTGGTGGTGGTTATGGTCAACCAGAATCAAGCAATTAAACTAATCCAACTTCACAGATCCTACTCCAGATCAACCAGGCTCATCTTCGAGGTTTGTTCTTTCATTCCCGTTGAGGTATTCAGCTTTTGCAAAAACTCCTTGGTCAAGTTCATAAATGCCTTTGCACCATTAGAGCCAGGGCTGTCAACCACCACCGGACGATAATTGTCGATCGCCTTGGCAATATCAACATCATTGGGCACACGGGTAGCAAAAATTTGCGCCGCACTATAATCCTCGCTCACCCGCTTGATTACCTGTTTGTAATACCTGCGCATAAACAAGAACCCAGACATACTAAACACGATTCCCAAAAGCTGAATATTCACACTATTAGTGTTTTGATATTTGGTACGCATTCTCTCAATCCGGCGCTCTAGCAACTGAATCCCCACCAAAGAAAGCGGCTCTGGTTTGGCTGGTAGTAAATAATAGTCACTGGCCAACAGGCTGCTGCGGGTAAGCAGGTTATAGCCAGGCGCGCAATCGAGGATTACATAGTCGTAGCTGTTGACGATCGGCGCAAGAATATTTTTTACTAAGTTTTGCTCAAACTCATCCCACACTTGCTCAAAGCTTTTCTCGCCTGCCTCTTTGTTGAGTTCCTGGAGCGCTTGCTTATGCACCGTTTCAGAAACAATATATTCATCGTAGAGATCGATATCCCCTGGCAACAAATCCAAACCCTGCACCTTACACACATGGGGTTGAATAATATTTTGAATTGCAAACCGACGATCGACCGGATGGATCGATTGGCGCACCAGTTGCCGCAGCGTCATTTTTTCCTTGCGTAGTTTGGCAAATTCCGCCGGTGAAATCATGCTTAAGGTGGCGCTGATCTGAGTATCTAGATCCACTACCAGCACCCGTTTACGATGCAGTTTGGCCAAGCAAGTAGCGATATTTACGGTCAGGGTGGTTTTGCCCACACCGCCCTTCATATTTACCGATGCAATAACGTAACCCATTTCTTATCCTGTCCAGGTTGTTACCTAGTATGCCTAATATGCGAGCCAGTTTAATATTGTGGCAAAATACCACATTTTGTGGTCGGATCAGCGCTAAGTAACATTGCTTGATTAGTTTTTATACGGATTTATATTTATACGGACTAATCATGATTATAGTAATTCTGGCGATCGCAAATTCCAGGGGATCAACTACCACAGCCAGAGGAAATTTCATTATTTAACAAAAATTTAGCGATTCACAGTAATTTCAATTTTTAGGAATAGGGTTTAAATCAAGGTTTGAGCAACTAAAGATTGAAAAGTTGTAAGAGTTGTAAGAGTGTGGATTTCTGATCATTACAACTTATCGATTGTTTTTGTTTACTGATTAGTTGAGAGAGAAGTAGTTAGCAAAAGCAAGCGGATAAGAGCTGTTTCACTTAATGACTAGTTAACACACTAGTTGATGGGTCAATCCTAGATGATCCTAGATGTAAGTCCTAAATGTGAGTTTGGAGATCTTAGGGCGATCTGATTAGAAAGAAGCGATCGCTCAGCTATATCTCAGGCACAGCAAATCAGATATAGCAGATGTATTAGTGGATTTAATCTTTACGCTCAAATTAGCTCGAATTAACCACAAACAAGTTACAAGCAGAATGCTAAGCCCAAAGTGTTAAGTTAGGTCTTAGTTGGATAGTTGGCTATGCCTGCTCAGTCTGGTTTGTTTACTGAAAATTGAAATAATTAAAAAGAAAGGTGAATCTTATGTATATTAATATCCGTCGGTTGGCGATCGCCGTGAGACGATCATTCTATACGGCACTAGTTGCCGCCGCATGTGCTTTGGTATTACTTGGCTCTTTTGCGCCAGCCATGGCCAGTAGTTTAAGCAGTTCTGGTGTTGCCGATCAGGTCGAAGGAACTGTCGATCGTGCCGTTGGCAAGGCCAAACAGGATCTTGGCAAGTTGCAAGGCCAAACTGAAGGCATGTTAAATCAGACTGAAGGCGTGGCTGACCAGGTCAAAGGCAAGGTTAAGCAGGACATTGGCAAAACTAAAAATGCAGCTCAAAAAGCCGATGCCCAGGCCAAAGATAGTGCGGAAAGTCTTCTGGATGCCGCAAAGGACTTTATCTCTCGCTAGTTAAACGTGGTAGTCAAGGGGCTTGATTAGATTCTGTCCCTATCTTAGTTTTTTTAGGAGTAGAGTCCATGTTAATGCGCTATGTGCTTGCCTTTCTGATCATTGCGATCGTGGCGGCAGTGCTAGGTTTTGGTGGTATTGCCGCCGGAGCTGCGGAAATCGCCAAAATCATTTTCTACATTTTTATTGTGGTATTTCTGGTCAGCCTGGTCGTCAATTTAATGACTGGCCGCAGAATCTAGCCATTAGAGTTATTGATTAGACTAGGGAGAGGACATGATTAAGTATTTTGGTCTTGATCCTGAGCAATCAGGTTAATTAGATCAATCGCATTTATGTTGTTGATTTCCATTTACTAAAGCAAGTAAGGAGAAAGGTTATGAGTATTGAAGATAGAGCCAAGGCAACCGCCAAAAATATTGAAGGCAAGGTACAAGAGGCGATCGGTGAAGTGACTGGCAACCCGGAAGATAAAGTTGAAGGGAAAGAGAAGCAAGCTGAAGCATCTCTTGAGCATTCGGTGGAGAACGTGAAAGACGACGTCAAAAAAGCGATCGACTAATCATCGGTTGATCTGAGATATTTAGATATTAGATATTAAATACCTCACCTAAAGCACCCGTGACAAATCCATTAAGGAAGCAGGGGTGCTTAATTAATTCTCAAATTCTCAGCTAGTTACAAAGATT
The sequence above is a segment of the Pseudanabaena sp. PCC 7367 genome. Coding sequences within it:
- a CDS encoding CsbD family protein, with product MSIEDRAKATAKNIEGKVQEAIGEVTGNPEDKVEGKEKQAEASLEHSVENVKDDVKKAID
- a CDS encoding DUF1328 family protein, whose product is MLMRYVLAFLIIAIVAAVLGFGGIAAGAAEIAKIIFYIFIVVFLVSLVVNLMTGRRI
- a CDS encoding CsbD family protein; protein product: MYINIRRLAIAVRRSFYTALVAAACALVLLGSFAPAMASSLSSSGVADQVEGTVDRAVGKAKQDLGKLQGQTEGMLNQTEGVADQVKGKVKQDIGKTKNAAQKADAQAKDSAESLLDAAKDFISR
- a CDS encoding ParA family protein, whose product is MGYVIASVNMKGGVGKTTLTVNIATCLAKLHRKRVLVVDLDTQISATLSMISPAEFAKLRKEKMTLRQLVRQSIHPVDRRFAIQNIIQPHVCKVQGLDLLPGDIDLYDEYIVSETVHKQALQELNKEAGEKSFEQVWDEFEQNLVKNILAPIVNSYDYVILDCAPGYNLLTRSSLLASDYYLLPAKPEPLSLVGIQLLERRIERMRTKYQNTNSVNIQLLGIVFSMSGFLFMRRYYKQVIKRVSEDYSAAQIFATRVPNDVDIAKAIDNYRPVVVDSPGSNGAKAFMNLTKEFLQKLNTSTGMKEQTSKMSLVDLE